GCCCTTAATAGTGTCATATGCATGAAGATCGTGGGTATCGTCTTCTTTCAGAACCGCTGCACAACCCCCTTCGGCTGCAACAGTGTGACTGCGCATCGGGTAAACCTTTGAAACAATTGCAGTTTTTAAGGATGGGTTGGCGTGGGCAATAGCTATCGCAGCACGGAGTCCGGCACCGCCGCCGCCAACTATCAGTATGTCATGAGACAATACATCCATTAACTTTCTACTACTTTCACCTGAACTTTACGTTCTCTTAGTCCATCGAACTCACAGAAGAATACTGACTGCCAGGTGCCGAGAACAGGTTCGCCTTTGTCTACCATCACATGAACGGTAGAACCGATTATACTTGTCTTTATGTGTGCAGCTGAATTACCTTCAGCGTGCAGATAACCGCTCTCAATTGGAATCAACTCATCAAGTTTATCAATAAAATCTCTCATAACGTCCGGATCCGCCCCTTCATTAATAGTTATCCCTGCTGTAGTGTGAGGTACAAATATTGTGCAAATGCCTTCTCTTACGCCCAGGTCATTAATCACCTTTCTGACCTCATTTGTTATATCTATTGTTTCAATCTGCTTTTTTGATTTTATTGCAAGAACATTTATCATATATTTATGGCAAATAATTTGTCAAGAAATATTTTATTATTTCTCATTCTAAAAATCCCCCTTCATCCCCCTTTTCCAAAGGGGGAGATGACTTTCCCCTCTTTGGAAAAGAGGGGTTAGGGGAGATTTTTAGTATCATTGTTTCTTCCATCGTAAATTTGGTTTTTTTACTGCCATCGCTTCGTCAAGACGTCTGACGACCGTCGTGTGCGGTGCGTTCTTCACTATCTCAGGATTGGTCTCCGCCTCTTTAGCTATAGCAATCATCGCATCACAGAATGAGTCAATGGTCTCCTTTGGCTCTGTCTCTGTTGGCTCTATCATAATGGCCTCATCAATTATAAGGGGAAAGTTCACGGTCGGAGGATGAAATCCATAGTCCTGAAGCCGTTTGGCAATATCCCACGAGTGGACACCTTTGGCCTTCTGGTATTTTGCAGAAAATACACACTCGTGCATGCACGGGACATTATTGGGTATGTAATAATATTCATGTAAACGCTTCTTTATATAATTTGCGTTCAGCACTGCATTCTCACTGACTTCCCTTAACCCTTTAGCGCCCATCTTCTTTATATATGAATATGCCCTGACGAGGACACCGAAGTTACCATAAAAAGCATGGACAGTTCCAATACCCTGCGGCCTGTTATAATCCATGAAGTATCTGTCACCATCTTTTTCCACTGTCGGAACAGGGATAAAAGGTGTAAGTTTCTCAGAGACGCCGATAGGACCGGCACCGGGACCTCCCCCGCCATGTGGGGTTGAGAATGTCTTGTGCAGATTAAAATGGACCACGTCGAAACCCATATCACCGGGCCTGACTATACCGAGTAATGCGTTGAGATTAGCACCGTCCATGTACATGAGGGCGCCCGCGTCCTGAGTTAACCTTGATATTTCTGCTATATCCTTTTCAAAGAGCCCAAGGGTATTAGGATTCGTCAGCATAACTGCCGCTGTCTCTGTATCCAGGACCTTTTTCAACTCCTCGACATCTACAAGCCCTTCCCTGGTGGATTTTATTACGACTGCCTCATAGCCTACTAACGCCGCACTGGCCGGGTTTGTCCCATGGGCAGAATCAGGTATTATAACCTTATGCCTCGGGTTCCCATGCGCCTCATGATATGCCCGGATTACAAGCAGACCGGTAAGCTCTCCATGCGCTCCGGCTACAGGCTGTAAAGAGACCCTGTCAACACCGCCTATCTCTTTGAGAAACCCCTCCAGCTCATACATCATCCTCAGTGCCCCTTGAGACAACTGTTCAGGCTGGAGCGGATGTGCATTCATTAGACCCGGTGTCTTTGCTGCCTCTTCGTTGACCTTTGGGTTATATTTCATGGTGCAGGAGCCAAGGGGATAGAAACCGAGGTCAACACCATAGTTTAACCTTGAGAGATTGGTAAAGTGCCGTACCAGCTCTATCTCGCTGACCTCCGGTAGGTTCAGGGGAGTGTTTTTAATCAGGTCTTTAGGAAGTAAACTCTGCAGTTCCGCTTCCGGCACATCCAGCGCAGGCAATGAGTATGCTTTGCGGCCGGGGGCGCCTTTTTTGAAAATGAGTTGTTCTGACATCTATTATATTACTCCCATGAAAATCCAGATAAAAATCCCCCTTAATCCCCCTTTTTCAAAGGGGGAGATTAGTTTCCCCCTTTGAAAAAGGGGGATTAAGGGGGATTTTTATTTTCCTAATACCGCAACTAATCTGTCTATCTCTTCGCGTGTCCGCTTCTCAGTTACACAGAACAGGAGATGATTTTCCAATTCCGGATAATATACCCCTAAGTCGAGCCCGCCCAGTATCTTTTCTGAAATCAATCTATCCTGAATCTTTTTCACGGATACCGGTGTCTTTACAACAAACTCCTTGAATACCGGTGAGGTAAACGGCACGGAGTATCCCTTGAGTTTGCTGATACAATTTCTTGCATAGGCCGTCTTCTGAACACAAAGATTAGCCGCATCCCTGAGACCCTGCTTTCCCATGGCAGCC
The window above is part of the Nitrospirota bacterium genome. Proteins encoded here:
- a CDS encoding YjbQ family protein, whose amino-acid sequence is MINVLAIKSKKQIETIDITNEVRKVINDLGVREGICTIFVPHTTAGITINEGADPDVMRDFIDKLDELIPIESGYLHAEGNSAAHIKTSIIGSTVHVMVDKGEPVLGTWQSVFFCEFDGLRERKVQVKVVES
- the gcvPB gene encoding aminomethyl-transferring glycine dehydrogenase subunit GcvPB; the encoded protein is MSEQLIFKKGAPGRKAYSLPALDVPEAELQSLLPKDLIKNTPLNLPEVSEIELVRHFTNLSRLNYGVDLGFYPLGSCTMKYNPKVNEEAAKTPGLMNAHPLQPEQLSQGALRMMYELEGFLKEIGGVDRVSLQPVAGAHGELTGLLVIRAYHEAHGNPRHKVIIPDSAHGTNPASAALVGYEAVVIKSTREGLVDVEELKKVLDTETAAVMLTNPNTLGLFEKDIAEISRLTQDAGALMYMDGANLNALLGIVRPGDMGFDVVHFNLHKTFSTPHGGGGPGAGPIGVSEKLTPFIPVPTVEKDGDRYFMDYNRPQGIGTVHAFYGNFGVLVRAYSYIKKMGAKGLREVSENAVLNANYIKKRLHEYYYIPNNVPCMHECVFSAKYQKAKGVHSWDIAKRLQDYGFHPPTVNFPLIIDEAIMIEPTETEPKETIDSFCDAMIAIAKEAETNPEIVKNAPHTTVVRRLDEAMAVKKPNLRWKKQ